A genomic stretch from Engraulis encrasicolus isolate BLACKSEA-1 chromosome 10, IST_EnEncr_1.0, whole genome shotgun sequence includes:
- the rpl10 gene encoding large ribosomal subunit protein uL16 — MGRRPARCYRYCKNKPYPKSRFCRGVPDPKIRIFDLGRKKAKVDEFPLCGHMVSDEYEQLSSEALEAARICANKYMVKTCGKDGFHIRMRLHPFHVIRINKMLSCAGADRLQTGMRGAFGKPQGTVARVNIGQVIMSVRTKASNKEHIIEALRRAKFKFPGRQKIHMSKKYGFTKFNVEDFDDMLAEKRLIPDGCGVKYIPSHGPLTRWKAIHKV; from the exons ATGGGTCGCCGGCCAGCCCGATG CTACAGATACTGCAAAAACAAGCCCTACCCCAAGTCCCGTTTCTGTAGGGGTGTGCCTG ATCCCAAGATCAGGATCTTCGACTTGGGTCGTAAGAAGGCTAAGGTGGATGAGTTCCCCCTGTGTGGTCACATGGTGTCCGATGAATACGAGCAGCTGTCCTCAGAAG CTCTGGAGGCTGCCCGTATCTGTGCTAACAAGTACATGGTGAAGACTTGCGGCAAGGATGGTTTCCACATCCGTATGCGCCTGCATCCATTCCATGTCATCCGCATCAACAAAATGTTGTCCTGTGCCGGAGCCGATAG GCTCCAGACAGGTATGCGTGGTGCCTTCGGAAAGCCCCAGGGCACCGTGGCCCGCGTGAACATTGGCCAGGTGATCATGTCCGTGCGCACCAAGGCCTCAAACAAGGAGCACATCATCGAGGCTCTCAGGAGAGCCAAGTTCAAGTTCCCCGGACGCCAGAAG ATCCACATGTCCAAGAAGTACGGCTTCACCAAGTTCAACGTAGAGGACTTTGATGACATGCTGGCAGAGAAGCGCCTGATTCCTGATGGCTGCGGTGTCAAGTACATCCCCAGCCACGGTCCCCTGACCAGGTGGAAGGCTATTCACAAGGTGTAA